From Lolium perenne isolate Kyuss_39 chromosome 5, Kyuss_2.0, whole genome shotgun sequence, a single genomic window includes:
- the LOC127301608 gene encoding uncharacterized protein yields the protein MADQQGGSSDSESEDNEITPSGLSFRIPASSLLASAFSSFDTNGTKEILYDRIVNFYTDALNRLPWEDLPELAQLMSTGGLCVGLLDPVSNIILNTVSLLPPGFQDAGPRKSTSLANKSMFYDIASRSYLALIGFLLDYFGCLIEEQAGHYLRWADADLALAVLLIEYDLFSASALTELLPNPGSGRTQASLELAVRRAGHPAPDRLVQLTSSVFPPQRLEAIKSLLAGGTNLTVDDLYLLHRLIQQSGATSNVHITLLPQGGLITRVLEQAVHEGAVAEETSYLGDGYKTTTIKPVGDYISSLRSSEDMDHKKELCWTKGYARQRSFKDHEVSCERLETLRMRILDIIHSLYLDAIALLPGKGANWLIRDILVAGHCYGLLNPVGNIIVNSIWHNRLCPLPVADCNAQYDILDPLSLLRTEVRSLEGTVEFIRAMATQISMRDMEINLYRSRCDTRWAYERFFIGRYTGKADPLFRAAVSAQHPLPAALELFHKQLSKDFDKMEELRSVFNTTSVLSVGDIDRIADLVDEIIKITPELQPSLQSQVPQMHKDAYSTMLRKRSEYECQSKYFRSKVGEMLDKYSAQHPWKGKYTLGVICAVEKCGYLSTEGFFVNFMAEGTNGRNTLFLLSSGCHTNQMSQNQIYVAL from the exons ATGGCGGACCAGCAAGGAGGATCATCGGACTCGGAGTCGGAGGACAACGAGATTACTCCGTCGGGTTTGAGCTTTCGTATTCCCGCCTCGAGCCTACTCGCCTCCGCTTTCTCCTCTTTTGACACCAATGGGACCAAGGAGATCCTCTACGACCGCATCGTCAATTTCTATACTGATGCTCTTAACCGGCTTCCCTGGGAGGACTTGCCCGAGCTCGCCCAACTGATGAGCACGGGCGGCCTCTGCGTCGGCCTCCTCGACCCCGTCTCCAACATCATCCTGAACACGGTCTCTCTCCTCCCGCCCGGCTTCCAAGATGCTGGCCCAAGGAAGTCCACGAGTCTGGCCAACAAGAGTATGTTTTACGATATTGCATCGAGATCCTACCTTGCTCTCATCGGTTTCTTGCTGGACTACTTCGGATGCCTCATCGAGGAGCAGGCCGGCCACTACCTCCGCTGGGCCGACGCCGATCTCGCCCTGGCTGTCCTGCTCATCGAGTACGATCTCTTCTCTGCTTCTGCTCTGACTGAGCTACTCCCCAACCCTGGATCCGGAAGAACGCAAGCAAGCCTCGAGCTCGCAGTGCGCAGAGCAGGCCACCCTGCGCCCGACAGGCTCGTGCAGCTCACCTCGTCCGTGTTCCCCCCGCAGCGGCTGGAGGCTATCAAGTCCCTTCTGGCAGGAGGCACCAACCTCACTGTAGACGACCTCTATCTGCTTCACCGCCTCATCCAACAAAGCGGCGCCACCTCCAACGTCCATATCACCTTGCTGCCACAGGGAGGCCTCATTACCCGCGTTCTAGAGCAAGCTGTTCATGAAGGAGCGGTTGCCGAAGAGACCTCTTACCTTGGAGATGGCTACAAaaccaccacaatcaagccagtTGGAGACTACATCTCATCCTTGCGGTCTAGTGAAGACATGGATCACAAGAAAGAACTCTGTTGGACCAAAGGATATGCTCGGCAAAGAAGCTTTAAGGACCACGAAGTATCTTGCGAGCGCCTCGAGACACTCAGGATGCGCATCCTGGACATTATTCATAGCTTGTACCTTGATGCGATCGCCCTGCTGCCCGGCAAAGGTGCTAACTGGCTTATCCGTGACATCCTGGTTGCTGGTCACTGCTATGGTCTTTTGAATCCGGTCGGCAACATCATTGTCAATTCCATCTGGCACAACAGATTGTGCCCGCTCCCAGTGGCTGATTGCAATGCCCAGTATGACATCCTTGACCCGCTCTCTTTACTCCGCACAGAAGTCCGTTCCCTAGAGGGCACTGTGGAATTTATTCGTGCCATGGCCACTCAAATCTCAATGAGGGACATGGAGATTAACCTGTATAGGAGTCGGTGTGACACCCGTTGGGCGTACGAGAGGTTTTTTATTGGAAGATATACTGGAAAAGCTGACCCCTTGTTTAGAGCGGCTGTGTCTGCCCAAcaccctctgcctgctgccctggAATTGTTTCACAAACAGCTGTCAAAAGACTTTGACAAGATGGAGGAGCTGAGGTCCGTGTTCAACACCACTAGTGTGTTGTCTGTTGGTGATATCGATCGTATAGCTGACCTTGTGGACGAGATAATCAAAATCACTCCAGAATTGCAACCTAGTTTGCAATCTCAGGTTCCCCAAATGCACAAGGACGCCTATAGCACAATGTTAAGAAAGCGGTCAGAATATGAGTGCCAGAGCAAGTACTTCCGGTCAAAGGTTGGAGAAATGCTAGACAAATATTCCGCTCAGCATCCATGG AAAGGAAAGTATACACTAGGAGTTATCTGTGCTGTGGAGAAATGTGGATATTTATCCACAGAAGGCTTCTTCGTTAATTTTATGGCTGAGGGCACCAACGGCAGGAACACACTTTTTTTGCTGAGTTCTGGGTGTCACACAAACCAGATGAGTCAAAACCAGATATATGTTGCCCTCTAG